The following proteins come from a genomic window of Halomarina ordinaria:
- a CDS encoding MFS transporter, with amino-acid sequence MTWAFRGSRWSVVVGAALAAGLAGTYQYGWSVIRGPLGETTGAPGTTLGTLFTLLVVAQTLTGFPAGWVRDRRGPRLPFLCSALLLAAGFAGVALAPTFPALYLWFALGGAGVGVAYDVAINTPSRWFAGRRGMVTGAVSMGFSATSFLLIPLIGRGVETAFTPTLLVLAVLAGGGSLLAARVVRDPTGSREGPSSGSGGSTDDRPVRAPDDGTSAAVTWRSMVRDPRFWLLYVLFAVVNGVGLMLIEKVVAYAGRLGLSPTAAVAAASLVALGQASGVLVVGTVSDRVGRERVLGGSLALCGLALVACVVAGSRGFEWAFVACAGVTMFFRSPSFSVLSVLVGEYYGERYSSENYAVLLTAKLWGGVFGGTLTSLLVLSLGWSSTFLFTAALASATGVVALFSLR; translated from the coding sequence ATGACGTGGGCGTTTCGGGGGTCGCGGTGGTCGGTCGTCGTGGGCGCGGCGCTCGCCGCCGGTCTGGCGGGGACCTACCAGTACGGCTGGTCGGTGATTCGCGGGCCGCTCGGGGAGACGACGGGAGCGCCGGGGACGACCCTCGGGACGCTCTTTACCCTCCTCGTCGTCGCACAGACGCTCACGGGGTTTCCGGCGGGGTGGGTGCGCGACCGGCGCGGACCGCGTCTCCCCTTCCTCTGTAGCGCCCTCCTCCTCGCCGCCGGGTTCGCGGGCGTCGCGCTCGCGCCGACGTTTCCGGCGCTCTACCTGTGGTTCGCGCTCGGGGGTGCGGGCGTCGGCGTCGCCTACGACGTGGCGATAAACACGCCGTCGCGGTGGTTCGCCGGGCGGCGGGGGATGGTCACCGGCGCGGTGAGCATGGGGTTCAGCGCGACGAGTTTCCTGCTCATCCCGCTCATCGGCCGCGGCGTCGAGACGGCGTTCACCCCGACGCTTCTCGTGCTCGCGGTCCTCGCGGGCGGCGGGTCGCTGCTCGCCGCCCGGGTCGTCCGGGACCCGACGGGGTCGAGGGAGGGACCATCGAGCGGTTCCGGGGGGTCGACGGACGACCGACCCGTGCGCGCTCCGGACGACGGTACGAGCGCGGCCGTCACCTGGCGGTCGATGGTCCGTGACCCGCGCTTCTGGCTGCTGTACGTCCTCTTCGCCGTGGTCAACGGCGTCGGTCTGATGCTCATCGAGAAGGTGGTCGCGTACGCGGGGCGACTCGGCCTCTCCCCGACGGCGGCGGTGGCGGCGGCATCGCTGGTCGCGCTGGGACAGGCCTCCGGCGTCCTCGTCGTCGGGACGGTCTCTGACAGGGTAGGACGCGAGCGGGTCCTCGGCGGGTCGCTCGCGCTCTGCGGCCTGGCGCTCGTCGCCTGCGTGGTCGCCGGTAGCCGGGGGTTCGAGTGGGCGTTCGTCGCGTGCGCGGGCGTGACGATGTTCTTCCGCAGTCCGTCGTTCTCCGTCTTGTCGGTGCTCGTCGGTGAGTACTACGGCGAGCGCTACTCCTCGGAGAACTACGCCGTGCTCCTCACGGCGAAGCTCTGGGGCGGCGTCTTCGGCGGGACGCTGACGAGCCTGCTCGTCCTCTCGCTGGGGTGGTCATCGACGTTCCTCTTCACGGCCGCGCTGGCGTCCGCCACGGGCGTCGTCGCGCTCTTCTCGCTTCGGTAG
- a CDS encoding Lrp/AsnC family transcriptional regulator codes for MDERDIRLLKAIADLGTGSPERLHEETDIPVSTIHYRLNNLKEAGVIENDLYDVDLEAFGLGVTVIVEVLADYAGPYEEVGEKLLAVEGVTQAHFTMGETDFVVIARLTDSDMVERLIRDFETIDEVERTNSTYVIATMRDTHNALQSYSLETLVEELADE; via the coding sequence ATGGACGAGCGCGACATCCGGCTGCTGAAGGCCATCGCCGACCTCGGCACGGGCAGTCCCGAGCGACTCCACGAGGAGACGGACATCCCCGTCTCGACGATTCACTACCGGCTCAACAACCTGAAGGAGGCGGGAGTCATCGAGAACGACCTCTACGACGTGGACCTGGAGGCGTTCGGCCTCGGCGTGACCGTCATCGTCGAGGTGCTCGCGGACTACGCCGGCCCCTACGAGGAGGTGGGCGAGAAACTGCTCGCCGTCGAGGGGGTGACCCAGGCGCACTTCACGATGGGCGAGACGGACTTCGTCGTCATCGCTCGACTCACCGACTCGGACATGGTCGAGCGGCTCATCCGCGACTTCGAGACCATCGACGAGGTCGAGCGCACCAACTCGACGTACGTCATCGCGACGATGCGCGACACGCACAACGCCCTCCAGAGCTACAGTCTGGAGACGCTCGTCGAGGAACTGGCCGACGAGTAG
- a CDS encoding DMT family transporter produces MSLTTTCRGLPRDGLLFALLAAFWGTSFVAIEIGLEHFPPLLFAGLRYVVAGGIILGYAVLTADRLLPATRGDWAAVGVVGAFIIAGYHGLLYLGELYVSGAVASVVISLSPVLTAVFASVLLADDYLGPVEAGGLAFGLLGVVVVAAPTPGAVAGTNLLGVGLVFLGGACFALGAVLTRPVQSTMPLSSLEGWGMVVGSALLFAGADLRGESLAAIDWSGPALPALVYLTLVSGVVAFLIYFTLLDRVGPTEINLIGYVEPAVAALVSWAVLGHLVDATTLAGFVAIFVGFALIKRDTLSSLAGRSRSLPAE; encoded by the coding sequence ATGAGTCTCACAACTACTTGCAGAGGACTCCCACGGGACGGCCTCCTGTTCGCCCTCCTGGCCGCCTTCTGGGGGACGTCCTTCGTCGCCATCGAGATCGGACTGGAACACTTCCCGCCGCTGCTGTTCGCCGGCCTGCGCTACGTCGTCGCCGGGGGCATCATCCTCGGCTACGCCGTCCTCACCGCCGACCGGTTGCTCCCGGCGACCCGCGGCGACTGGGCGGCCGTCGGCGTCGTCGGCGCGTTCATCATCGCGGGCTACCACGGCCTGCTCTACCTCGGCGAACTGTACGTCTCCGGCGCCGTCGCGAGCGTCGTCATCAGCCTCTCGCCGGTGCTGACGGCGGTGTTCGCGAGCGTCCTGCTCGCCGACGACTACCTCGGCCCCGTCGAGGCCGGCGGCCTCGCGTTCGGCCTGCTCGGCGTCGTCGTGGTGGCGGCGCCGACGCCCGGCGCGGTCGCCGGGACGAACCTCCTCGGCGTCGGCCTCGTCTTCCTCGGGGGCGCCTGCTTCGCGCTCGGCGCCGTCCTCACCCGGCCCGTCCAGTCGACGATGCCGCTCAGTTCGCTCGAGGGGTGGGGGATGGTCGTCGGCAGCGCCCTGCTGTTCGCCGGTGCCGACCTCCGCGGCGAGTCGCTGGCCGCCATCGACTGGTCCGGGCCGGCGCTCCCCGCGCTCGTCTACCTCACGCTCGTCTCGGGCGTCGTCGCCTTCCTCATCTACTTCACGCTGCTGGACCGCGTCGGCCCCACCGAGATAAACCTCATCGGCTACGTCGAACCGGCCGTCGCGGCGCTCGTGAGCTGGGCCGTCCTCGGCCACCTCGTCGACGCCACGACGCTCGCCGGCTTCGTCGCCATCTTCGTCGGCTTCGCGCTCATCAAACGCGACACGCTGTCCTCGCTCGCGGGGCGGTCGCGCTCGCTCCCCGCCGAGTGA
- a CDS encoding DUF7113 family protein translates to MLLIRGHGGGTALTGTLYERGERAPEFRGAPDEDAPYVWVCDAFYEVESGGQLQRIDDREVRVAFEAPSPHGFDTRDQAVAAAKDHLRTQFARVGVPEKDVDIEVIKVDPENHP, encoded by the coding sequence ATGCTCCTCATCCGCGGTCACGGTGGCGGCACCGCCCTCACCGGGACCCTCTACGAGCGCGGCGAACGCGCCCCGGAGTTCCGGGGCGCCCCCGACGAGGACGCCCCCTACGTCTGGGTGTGCGACGCCTTCTACGAGGTCGAGAGCGGCGGCCAGCTCCAGCGCATCGACGACCGGGAGGTCCGCGTCGCCTTCGAGGCTCCCTCCCCGCACGGGTTCGACACCCGCGACCAGGCCGTCGCCGCCGCGAAGGACCACCTCCGGACCCAGTTCGCCCGCGTCGGCGTCCCCGAGAAGGACGTCGACATCGAGGTGATAAAGGTCGACCCCGAGAACCACCCCTGA
- a CDS encoding DNA double-strand break repair nuclease NurA, producing the protein MTLDPVHFDGITRLAARLGQDVDTSDHRAFAETVWEEWLDPLSDDGDVIVEPLGERRRRMVDVTEAALQDDPFSTRHGLDSGTINPTTFKNGLVLDVAQAAMSAVPSDLDLHRGRTVVMTVHSNDATTTLGDEWTMADEGYTRQRVLHAPRVSRYEAAVVHELALYLAESSHALDNAGIVEDLLVMDGPIYPKGLLNWADREPELATLLVEDERPRDVIGNYLRLVETFVERDVPLVGFVKTPISRSITRTVREGAGNAPWVNDAAFFSKVLERREEVDGEWERLTDALTFTNWFVSRGGADRELSTLGDAFGLERRLDPADYEVTFCVVYDPRTDVVYRVEAPAVFTRDAEHRERLLLQVLKGVAVERGPPKAVGKADSLAGIGRAETTALRAALERAFETELDTGYDEERWGPFGRGSANAD; encoded by the coding sequence ATGACTCTCGACCCGGTGCACTTCGACGGCATCACCCGTCTCGCCGCCCGTCTCGGGCAGGACGTGGACACGAGCGACCACCGGGCGTTCGCCGAGACGGTGTGGGAGGAGTGGCTCGACCCCCTCTCTGACGACGGCGACGTCATCGTCGAACCGCTCGGAGAGCGCCGGCGACGGATGGTCGACGTCACCGAGGCCGCCCTGCAGGACGACCCCTTCTCGACGCGCCACGGCCTCGACTCGGGGACCATCAACCCGACGACGTTCAAGAACGGCCTCGTCCTCGACGTGGCGCAGGCGGCGATGAGCGCCGTCCCCTCGGACCTCGACCTCCACCGGGGCCGGACGGTGGTGATGACGGTCCACTCGAACGACGCGACGACGACGCTCGGCGACGAGTGGACGATGGCCGACGAGGGCTACACCCGCCAGCGCGTCCTCCACGCGCCGCGGGTGAGTCGCTACGAGGCGGCCGTGGTCCACGAACTCGCGCTCTACCTCGCCGAGAGCAGCCACGCGCTCGACAACGCCGGCATCGTCGAGGACCTGCTGGTGATGGACGGCCCCATCTACCCGAAGGGCCTGCTCAACTGGGCCGACCGCGAGCCCGAACTCGCCACCCTGCTCGTGGAAGACGAGCGACCGCGCGACGTCATCGGGAACTACCTCCGCCTGGTCGAGACGTTCGTCGAGCGCGACGTCCCGCTCGTCGGGTTCGTGAAGACGCCCATCTCGCGCTCCATCACGCGAACGGTCCGCGAGGGGGCGGGCAACGCGCCGTGGGTCAACGACGCCGCCTTCTTCTCGAAGGTGCTCGAACGCCGCGAGGAGGTCGACGGGGAGTGGGAGCGCCTCACGGACGCGCTCACGTTCACCAACTGGTTCGTCTCGCGGGGCGGCGCGGACCGCGAACTCTCGACGCTCGGCGACGCCTTCGGCCTCGAACGCCGCCTCGACCCCGCCGACTACGAGGTGACCTTCTGCGTCGTCTACGACCCCCGGACGGACGTCGTCTACCGGGTGGAGGCGCCGGCGGTGTTCACGCGCGACGCCGAGCACCGCGAGCGGTTGTTGTTACAGGTGCTGAAGGGCGTCGCCGTCGAGCGCGGCCCGCCGAAGGCCGTCGGAAAGGCCGACAGCCTCGCCGGTATCGGCAGAGCGGAGACGACGGCGCTCCGGGCGGCGCTCGAACGCGCCTTCGAGACGGAACTCGACACGGGGTACGACGAGGAGCGGTGGGGACCGTTCGGGCGGGGGAGCGCGAACGCGGACTGA
- the gpmI gene encoding 2,3-bisphosphoglycerate-independent phosphoglycerate mutase yields MRAALVILDGWGLGAGSGFVDDGGRDAVSAAETPTVDRLRETGAFTTLETHGRWVGLPEGQMGNSEVGHLTIGAGRVVEQDAARIDDAVEDGTLRENTAVRAALRFAHQHGGRVHFMGLVSDGGVHSMQTHLHALVHLAAERGVEAVTHAFTDGRDTAPTGGSGYLADLESAVEAAGTGDVATVCGRYYAMDRDENWERTKRAYDAIVDREAPHEAESAVAAVEAAYDRGETDEYVEPTLVAGGPALTDGDSVVFVNFRADRARQLVRLLADIDPVWAFETRSPDVHLTTMTEYDATFDLPVAFPPRQPADTLGEVVSEAGLTQARLAESEKYAHVTYFLNGGREVEFDGEIRRIVKSPDVPTYDRRPAMSAPELTDTAVEVVETSDPDLLVLNYANPDMVGHSGDFDAAVDACEAVDAQLDRLLDALRGAGANVLVTADHGNADDMGTEDDPHTAHTLNPVPAMLVGPGEVEDRTLREGAGLDAVAPTLLELLDLPRPEAMTGESLVER; encoded by the coding sequence ATGAGAGCGGCGCTCGTCATCCTCGACGGCTGGGGCCTCGGCGCGGGAAGCGGGTTCGTCGACGACGGCGGCCGGGACGCCGTCTCGGCGGCCGAGACGCCGACCGTCGACCGTCTGCGCGAGACCGGCGCGTTCACCACCCTCGAGACCCACGGCCGGTGGGTCGGCCTCCCCGAGGGGCAGATGGGCAACAGCGAGGTCGGCCACCTCACCATCGGGGCGGGACGGGTGGTCGAACAGGACGCCGCGCGCATCGACGACGCCGTCGAGGACGGTACGCTCAGGGAGAACACGGCCGTCCGCGCCGCCCTCCGCTTCGCCCACCAGCACGGCGGGCGCGTCCACTTCATGGGCCTCGTCAGCGACGGCGGGGTCCACTCCATGCAGACCCACCTCCACGCGCTCGTCCACCTCGCCGCCGAGCGGGGCGTCGAGGCGGTCACGCACGCCTTCACTGACGGGCGCGACACGGCGCCGACCGGCGGGTCGGGCTACCTCGCCGACCTCGAATCCGCGGTGGAGGCGGCCGGCACGGGCGACGTGGCGACGGTCTGCGGGCGCTACTACGCGATGGACCGCGACGAGAACTGGGAGCGGACGAAGCGCGCCTACGACGCCATCGTCGACCGGGAGGCCCCCCACGAGGCCGAGAGCGCCGTCGCGGCCGTCGAGGCGGCCTACGACCGCGGCGAGACCGACGAGTACGTCGAACCCACGCTCGTCGCGGGCGGACCCGCCCTGACGGACGGCGACAGCGTCGTCTTCGTCAACTTCCGGGCCGACCGCGCCCGCCAGCTCGTCCGGCTGCTCGCCGACATCGACCCCGTCTGGGCGTTCGAGACTCGCTCGCCGGACGTCCACCTCACGACGATGACGGAGTACGACGCGACGTTCGACCTGCCCGTCGCCTTCCCGCCCCGCCAGCCCGCGGACACCCTCGGGGAGGTCGTCTCCGAAGCCGGACTGACACAGGCGCGTCTCGCCGAGTCGGAGAAGTACGCCCACGTCACCTACTTCCTCAACGGCGGGCGCGAGGTGGAGTTCGACGGCGAGATTCGACGCATCGTGAAGAGTCCCGACGTCCCGACGTACGACCGGCGACCGGCGATGAGCGCCCCCGAACTGACCGACACCGCAGTCGAGGTGGTCGAGACGAGCGACCCCGACCTCCTCGTGCTCAACTACGCGAACCCCGACATGGTGGGCCACTCGGGTGACTTCGACGCCGCCGTCGACGCCTGCGAGGCCGTCGACGCCCAGCTGGACCGCCTCCTCGACGCGCTCCGGGGGGCCGGCGCGAACGTGCTCGTCACAGCCGACCACGGCAACGCCGACGACATGGGGACCGAGGACGACCCCCACACCGCCCACACCCTCAACCCGGTGCCCGCGATGCTCGTCGGCCCCGGTGAGGTGGAAGACCGGACGCTCCGCGAGGGGGCGGGGCTGGACGCCGTCGCGCCGACGCTCCTCGAACTGCTGGACCTCCCGCGACCCGAGGCGATGACCGGCGAGTCGCTCGTCGAGCGGTGA
- a CDS encoding amidohydrolase, translating to MTTPADLVLTNATVHTLADPDETYEAVAVRDGRIVRVDAAYEVDFLVGAATTVLDLDGGVVLPGFVDAHTHLPMVGRSLVHADLSAAAAPADAVDLLAENARDDEGWILGYGYDESTWAEARYLTREDLDAVSEERPVAAFREDLHTASLNGVALERLADDLPDGDVQREGGVATGVVVEDAATAVAAAVEPDESGTRALVTAARDRAHELGVTGVHDMVRNSAAPAVYRDLDAADALDLRVRINYWSDHLDSLVELGLRTNAGSDMVRVGAVKSFTDGSFGARTAKLSEPYREGDGRGQWVVAPEELDALVARADGAGLQFTAHAIGDAAIEAVLDAYAECEAPGERRHRVEHVELLREDLVERFADLDVVASVQPNFLKWAREGGLYDDRLGPERARATNRYRDLLDAGVPLAFGSDCMPMDPLFGVEQVVTAPDERQRLTVTEALRAYTAGAAYAGFDEDELGTVEVGKRADFAVLAESPWAVAPEEIADIDVTHTVVDGEVVYRRND from the coding sequence ATGACGACGCCCGCCGACCTCGTGCTCACGAACGCGACGGTACACACGCTCGCCGACCCCGACGAGACGTACGAGGCGGTCGCGGTCCGCGACGGTCGCATCGTCCGGGTGGACGCCGCCTACGAGGTCGACTTCCTCGTGGGTGCCGCGACGACCGTCCTCGACCTCGACGGCGGCGTCGTCCTGCCGGGGTTCGTCGACGCCCACACCCACCTCCCGATGGTCGGGCGCTCGCTCGTCCACGCCGACCTCTCCGCGGCGGCGGCACCCGCCGACGCCGTCGACCTGCTCGCGGAGAACGCCCGCGACGACGAGGGATGGATACTGGGCTACGGCTACGACGAGAGCACGTGGGCCGAGGCGCGCTACCTCACCCGCGAGGACCTCGACGCGGTGAGCGAGGAGCGCCCCGTCGCCGCCTTCCGCGAGGACCTCCACACCGCGAGCCTCAACGGCGTCGCCCTGGAGCGACTCGCCGACGACCTGCCGGACGGCGACGTGCAACGCGAGGGCGGCGTCGCCACGGGCGTCGTCGTCGAGGACGCCGCGACCGCCGTCGCCGCCGCGGTCGAACCGGACGAGTCGGGGACGCGCGCGCTGGTGACGGCCGCCAGGGACCGGGCGCACGAACTGGGCGTCACGGGCGTCCACGACATGGTGCGCAACTCGGCGGCGCCGGCCGTCTACCGCGACCTCGACGCGGCCGACGCCCTCGACCTCCGGGTGCGCATCAACTACTGGAGCGACCACCTCGACTCGCTCGTCGAGCTCGGCCTCCGGACGAACGCCGGGAGCGACATGGTGCGCGTCGGCGCGGTCAAGAGTTTCACCGACGGGAGCTTCGGCGCGCGCACCGCGAAGCTCTCGGAACCCTACCGGGAGGGCGACGGGCGCGGCCAGTGGGTCGTCGCGCCCGAGGAACTCGACGCACTCGTCGCCCGGGCCGACGGCGCCGGCCTGCAGTTCACCGCCCACGCCATCGGTGACGCGGCCATCGAGGCCGTCCTCGACGCCTACGCGGAGTGCGAGGCACCCGGCGAGCGACGCCACCGCGTCGAGCACGTCGAACTGCTGCGCGAGGACCTCGTCGAGCGCTTCGCCGACCTCGACGTGGTCGCCTCCGTCCAGCCGAACTTCCTCAAGTGGGCGCGCGAGGGCGGCCTCTACGACGACCGACTCGGGCCGGAGCGCGCCCGCGCGACGAACCGCTACCGCGACCTGCTGGACGCGGGCGTCCCCCTCGCGTTCGGGAGCGACTGCATGCCGATGGATCCGCTGTTCGGCGTCGAGCAGGTCGTCACCGCCCCCGACGAGCGCCAGCGCCTCACCGTCACCGAGGCGCTGCGCGCGTACACGGCCGGCGCGGCCTACGCCGGCTTCGACGAGGACGAACTGGGCACCGTCGAGGTGGGCAAGCGCGCCGACTTCGCCGTCCTCGCCGAGTCGCCGTGGGCGGTCGCCCCCGAGGAAATCGCCGACATCGACGTGACCCACACCGTCGTCGACGGCGAGGTGGTCTACCGGCGGAACGATTAA
- a CDS encoding formate/nitrite transporter family protein yields MVDQQTAGSTTDSRNFKQILEKQVENAIRELRRSNGALVVSGLAAGMNVSFGALFMAMALTFMPEFGSDLAKQLTLASVSAVGFLLVMIGQTELFTAHTTMAWLPVLSGHADLRDLGRLWSIIYAANLVGCTVFAGLVSVLGPALGIVSPSSFGSLAEALLPFSWWTILLSGVVAGWLMGLATWLLAASRETVSGVLVVFVVTAGIGFGPFHHSLLGTTEVLGAMFLGTGVTLAQFGHFLLWTTLGNIVGGFVFVALLNYGQIYYGDTPDSVDVDPENIE; encoded by the coding sequence ATGGTGGACCAACAGACGGCGGGGTCGACGACCGACTCCCGGAACTTCAAACAGATACTGGAGAAGCAGGTGGAGAACGCGATTCGGGAGCTCAGGCGCTCGAACGGTGCGCTCGTCGTCTCCGGCCTCGCCGCCGGGATGAACGTGAGCTTCGGCGCGCTGTTCATGGCGATGGCGCTCACCTTCATGCCGGAGTTCGGCTCCGACCTCGCGAAACAGCTCACCCTGGCGAGCGTCTCCGCCGTCGGCTTCCTCCTCGTGATGATCGGCCAGACCGAACTGTTCACGGCCCACACCACGATGGCGTGGCTCCCCGTGCTGAGCGGGCACGCGGACCTCCGCGACCTGGGCCGGCTCTGGAGCATCATCTACGCCGCGAACCTCGTCGGCTGTACCGTGTTCGCGGGGCTGGTCTCCGTGCTCGGCCCCGCCCTCGGCATCGTCTCGCCGTCGTCGTTCGGGTCGCTCGCGGAGGCGTTGCTCCCCTTCTCGTGGTGGACGATACTCCTGAGCGGCGTCGTCGCCGGCTGGCTGATGGGGCTGGCGACGTGGCTGCTCGCCGCCAGCCGCGAGACCGTGAGCGGCGTGCTCGTCGTGTTCGTCGTTACCGCCGGCATCGGCTTCGGGCCGTTCCACCACAGCCTGCTGGGGACGACGGAGGTGCTCGGCGCGATGTTCCTCGGGACCGGCGTGACCCTCGCGCAGTTCGGGCACTTCCTCCTGTGGACGACCCTCGGGAACATCGTCGGCGGGTTCGTCTTCGTCGCGCTGCTCAACTACGGCCAGATATACTACGGCGACACGCCCGACTCGGTCGACGTCGACCCCGAGAACATCGAGTAA
- the hmgA gene encoding hydroxymethylglutaryl-CoA reductase (NADPH), whose amino-acid sequence MTTAEDLAARVREGDLRLHELEAHADADTAAAARRHLLETETGADLSTVGDYSFDAADADSAIENMVGAAQIPMGVVGPVRLDGGAATGERYLPLATTEGALLASVNRGCTAIRRAGGATARVLKSAMTRAPVFRVADVGEADAVVSWVRANEAALRDAAEGTTSHGELREVTPYVVGDNVFLRFAYDTKDAMGMNMATIATQAACEVVEAETPASLVALSGNLCSDKKPAAVNAVEGRGRTVAADVVLPRDLVADVLKTTPEAIAEANTRKNLVGSAKAGALGFNAHAANVVAAAFLALGQDPAQVVEGSNTITTADVRDGDLYASVTLASLEVGTVGGGTKLPTQSEALSVLGVGGGGDPPGSNADALAEVIATATLAGELSLLGALASSHLASAHEELGR is encoded by the coding sequence ATGACCACTGCCGAGGACCTCGCGGCGCGCGTGCGCGAGGGCGACCTCAGACTGCACGAACTCGAAGCACACGCGGACGCCGACACGGCCGCGGCCGCCCGCCGCCACCTGCTCGAAACGGAGACCGGGGCCGACCTCTCGACGGTCGGCGACTACTCGTTCGACGCCGCGGACGCCGACTCCGCCATCGAGAACATGGTCGGCGCGGCGCAGATTCCGATGGGGGTCGTCGGTCCCGTCCGCCTCGACGGCGGCGCCGCGACCGGCGAGCGCTACCTCCCGCTGGCGACGACCGAGGGGGCGCTCCTGGCGAGCGTCAACCGCGGCTGTACGGCCATCAGGCGGGCGGGCGGCGCGACGGCGCGCGTCCTGAAGTCGGCGATGACACGTGCGCCGGTGTTCCGCGTCGCGGACGTCGGCGAGGCCGACGCGGTGGTGTCGTGGGTCCGCGCCAACGAGGCGGCGCTCCGCGACGCCGCCGAGGGTACCACGAGCCACGGCGAACTGCGCGAGGTGACGCCCTACGTCGTCGGCGACAACGTCTTCCTCCGGTTCGCCTACGACACGAAGGACGCGATGGGGATGAACATGGCCACCATCGCCACGCAGGCGGCCTGCGAGGTCGTCGAGGCGGAGACGCCCGCCTCGCTCGTCGCCCTCTCGGGCAACCTCTGTTCGGACAAGAAACCCGCCGCTGTCAACGCCGTCGAGGGCCGCGGGCGCACCGTCGCCGCCGACGTCGTCCTCCCCCGGGACCTCGTCGCCGACGTGCTGAAGACGACGCCGGAGGCCATCGCGGAGGCCAACACGCGCAAGAACCTCGTCGGGAGCGCGAAGGCGGGGGCGCTGGGGTTCAACGCCCACGCCGCGAACGTCGTCGCCGCCGCCTTCCTCGCGCTGGGGCAGGACCCCGCACAGGTCGTCGAGGGGAGCAACACCATCACCACGGCGGACGTGCGCGACGGCGACCTCTACGCCAGCGTGACGCTCGCCTCGCTGGAGGTCGGCACCGTCGGCGGCGGGACGAAACTCCCCACCCAGTCGGAGGCGCTCTCGGTCCTCGGCGTCGGCGGCGGCGGCGACCCGCCGGGGTCGAACGCGGACGCGCTGGCGGAGGTCATCGCCACCGCGACGCTCGCGGGCGAACTCTCGCTGCTCGGCGCGCTCGCCTCCAGCCACCTCGCCAGCGCCCACGAGGAACTCGGTCGGTAA
- a CDS encoding DUF5817 family protein: protein MYTVVGCSRCSALNIVEGRPETTRCPRCRRTTRFEKLRALYRSDDVDAAREVRARLLAERSGNEAAYANVGTFAATDADADEAVVTDEAYLQSGGVDTDAVREAGARAERGRGSSRSRKQVVLDALSDLDRPTEAEVVDYATDDGVPADYARTALEKLRRAGEVSESGGRYRRL, encoded by the coding sequence ATGTACACGGTGGTCGGCTGTTCGCGCTGCTCGGCGCTGAACATCGTCGAGGGGCGCCCCGAGACGACGCGGTGTCCCCGGTGTCGCCGGACGACGCGCTTCGAGAAACTGCGCGCGCTCTACCGGAGCGACGACGTGGACGCCGCCCGCGAGGTGCGCGCGCGTCTGCTCGCCGAGCGGAGCGGGAACGAGGCGGCGTACGCGAACGTCGGGACGTTCGCGGCCACCGACGCCGACGCGGACGAGGCGGTCGTGACCGACGAGGCGTACCTCCAGTCGGGGGGCGTCGATACCGACGCGGTGCGCGAGGCGGGCGCGCGCGCCGAGCGCGGGCGGGGAAGTTCGCGGAGCCGAAAGCAGGTCGTCCTCGACGCGCTCTCGGACCTCGACCGGCCGACCGAGGCGGAGGTCGTCGACTACGCGACCGACGACGGCGTCCCCGCCGACTACGCGCGGACCGCTCTGGAGAAGCTCCGCCGCGCGGGCGAGGTGAGCGAGAGCGGCGGGCGCTACCGGCGGCTGTGA
- a CDS encoding cupin domain-containing protein has product MDVMSRSDRDLVDAVEGVSLGQLVVGEEMSVQYFRIEPGAEVPEHSHPHEQTGYVTAGVLTFVVDGEEREVGVDDAYVIPGGEPHAARNDGDDAVEGVDVFSPPRLNADWSE; this is encoded by the coding sequence ATGGACGTCATGTCACGAAGCGACCGGGACCTGGTCGACGCCGTCGAGGGCGTCTCCCTCGGGCAACTCGTCGTCGGCGAGGAGATGAGCGTACAGTACTTCCGCATCGAACCGGGCGCGGAGGTGCCCGAACACAGCCACCCCCACGAACAGACCGGCTACGTGACGGCGGGCGTGCTCACGTTCGTCGTCGACGGCGAGGAGCGCGAGGTGGGCGTCGACGACGCCTACGTCATCCCCGGCGGGGAACCCCACGCGGCGCGCAACGACGGCGACGACGCCGTCGAGGGCGTCGACGTCTTCTCGCCGCCGCGGCTGAACGCCGACTGGTCGGAGTAG